A segment of the Chloroflexota bacterium genome:
CACGAAACGGTCGCCGGGCAGGCGCGTCCGCACCTTCAGATCTCCGGCCACCTGTCCGGCGTCGATCCAGGCAACATTACCGGCAGTTCCGGCGTGAAAGTCTACCTCGCCTGGCTCAACCAGCCCGGCGTGAATGGCGCTTCCAAGCTGCGCAATCTCCGTGCGGCCGGGCACGGCGAGCGTGACCGGCGGGAAGAATGCTTGCGCAGGCGCATATCCGATCCAGATGCCGTCATGCTCGGCACGGCACAACAAACCGCCGGGGAGCGGACTTGCAACGCCGGTCTTGTCCTGACGCAGCGCCTCGCGCGCACTAACGACGTGCCCGTATTCCAGCCCTTGAACGTGCCCCACCACCCGTGCCACGGCGGAGCGCAACACTGCCGCTTGCAAGGCGGGCGGCTGCGCGAGCCACGCGGCGCGAGCGAAAAGCACACCGTCTGTCTTCCGTTCAGAATGCTGTTGCAGCCAGTCTTCAGCCAATGCAGTCAAATATGCAGAGTCTTCCTCGAATACGCGGGCCGCGCGGGCCAGCGTACGCGCTGCTGCGGGGTAACGCGTCTCGAGCAATGGGAGCACTTCATGGCGCAGCCAGTTCCGCTGCGGCGTGGTGGTCTCATTACTGCTGTCTTCGCGAAACGCCAGTTCCCGGCGGGCGCAGTAAGCGCGAATTGCGGCGCGCGGTACGTTCAGCAGCGGTCGCACCAGGGTGATGGTTGGGTCAGGCGGGTGGTTCGCCTCCTGCCGGTCTTTTTGGGGGCTGGCGACGTTAGCTGGATCCGGCACGGCAGCATCGGTAAGCAGCAGCGGGCTCGCGTAGCGCATGCCGGCAAGGCCGCCCGGACCGCTGCCCCGCAGCAGATGGAGCAATACGGTCTCGGCTTGATCGTTCTGGTGGTGCGCCAGGCCAATGTAGCGCGCTTCCGCATGCCGGGCGATTGCGGCAAGCAGCCGGTAGCGCAGCCGCCGGGCGGTGTTCTCCGGTGAGGCGTAGTCTTGCTGCGCCCGTGCGACATCAATTGATCGCACGGTGCAGGGCAGCCCCGCGCGCGCGGCCACTTGCGCAACAAGCGCGGCGTCCGCGTCAGATTCTGCGCCGCGGAGTTGGTGATTCACGTGGGCCACGTGGAGATGCCAGCGGTGACCCGGCGCAAGCTGCTGCAGGGCATCGAGCAGAGCGATGGAATCCGCCCCGCCGGACACGGCCACGACTATCTTGCAGCCATTGGGTAGCAGGTCTTGGGTGGCAATGGTCTGCGCTACAGTATCCAGCAGCGGATCCCGTGGCGGCCGCGGTCTATCCA
Coding sequences within it:
- the tilS gene encoding tRNA lysidine(34) synthetase TilS, with translation MKYQDRTAEAAVSGVDRPRPPRDPLLDTVAQTIATQDLLPNGCKIVVAVSGGADSIALLDALQQLAPGHRWHLHVAHVNHQLRGAESDADAALVAQVAARAGLPCTVRSIDVARAQQDYASPENTARRLRYRLLAAIARHAEARYIGLAHHQNDQAETVLLHLLRGSGPGGLAGMRYASPLLLTDAAVPDPANVASPQKDRQEANHPPDPTITLVRPLLNVPRAAIRAYCARRELAFREDSSNETTTPQRNWLRHEVLPLLETRYPAAARTLARAARVFEEDSAYLTALAEDWLQQHSERKTDGVLFARAAWLAQPPALQAAVLRSAVARVVGHVQGLEYGHVVSAREALRQDKTGVASPLPGGLLCRAEHDGIWIGYAPAQAFFPPVTLAVPGRTEIAQLGSAIHAGLVEPGEVDFHAGTAGNVAWIDAGQVAGDLKVRTRLPGDRFVPLGMTGEKKLQDFLVDARVPARLRDLVPLIVTENNAIVWVAGHRSDARYRITDQTRQVICLRLESLPAENVP